A single region of the Planctomycetota bacterium genome encodes:
- a CDS encoding histidine phosphatase family protein, whose protein sequence is MKLILIRHGETDYTIEKRYCGGAIDAPLNSKGIRQAQRLRRSLSKHKIDVIYASPMTRTLQTADIALGKRRIKLIKDSLLRESNLGKWEGHTLEEIKVKFPADVKKWYKDPLKYGATNGETPIMLHKRVTRFLRKLDRSNHNGRMVAIVTHSGPFRIIVGEMNGNGLNDFWKLEPKTCEHKIIKL, encoded by the coding sequence ATGAAACTGATTCTTATCCGCCACGGCGAGACCGACTATACCATCGAAAAACGTTATTGCGGCGGCGCGATTGACGCGCCATTAAACAGTAAAGGCATCAGGCAGGCCCAGCGGCTCAGGCGCTCGCTTAGTAAACACAAGATTGATGTGATTTATGCCAGTCCGATGACTCGGACGCTCCAGACGGCTGATATTGCTTTGGGTAAACGCCGGATAAAATTGATTAAGGATTCTTTACTCCGAGAATCCAATCTGGGCAAATGGGAGGGGCATACGCTGGAAGAAATCAAGGTAAAGTTTCCGGCTGATGTTAAGAAATGGTATAAAGACCCGCTCAAATACGGCGCCACAAACGGCGAGACGCCGATTATGCTCCATAAACGTGTAACCAGATTCCTGAGGAAATTAGACCGGAGCAATCATAACGGCCGGATGGTTGCCATTGTCACGCACAGCGGTCCTTTCAGAATCATTGTCGGCGAGATGAACGGTAATGGCCTGAATGACTTCTGGAAATTAGAGCCCAAGACCTGCGAACATAAAATAATAAAGTTATGA
- a CDS encoding methylenetetrahydrofolate reductase: protein MSKLSEALKSGKFIITSEVGPPKGINMDACLDEAKHFGEKVTAVNVTDIQSAVMRVGSLATCIKLKERGYEPIMQVVCRDRNRLSLQSEFLNAAIFGIENILCLTGDHQSLGDHPQCKGVFDLDSVQLIAAAKGLMEGKDIAGNKLDGSPNFLLGGVVSPCLEPVELQIMKMEKKIRAGAQFIQTQSIFEVDKFRAFVDKVRGQGITTPILAGIIILKSVGMARFMNENVAGVFVPEDMIKEVKETKDKLSKGVEIAARIIRDIKPHCQGIHIMPLGLGHLVPEIIKQAGL, encoded by the coding sequence ATGAGCAAATTAAGCGAGGCATTAAAATCAGGTAAATTCATTATTACTTCGGAGGTTGGTCCGCCTAAGGGCATTAATATGGATGCCTGCCTGGACGAGGCCAAGCATTTCGGCGAGAAGGTGACTGCGGTTAATGTGACCGATATCCAGTCAGCCGTGATGCGGGTGGGCAGTTTGGCTACCTGTATCAAACTCAAGGAGCGCGGATACGAGCCGATAATGCAGGTGGTCTGCCGGGACCGTAATCGCCTGTCGCTCCAATCCGAGTTTCTTAACGCCGCCATATTCGGCATAGAAAATATCCTGTGCTTGACCGGCGACCATCAGAGCTTGGGCGACCATCCCCAGTGCAAGGGTGTCTTTGACCTGGATTCGGTCCAGCTCATTGCCGCGGCCAAGGGACTGATGGAAGGCAAGGACATTGCCGGCAATAAACTGGACGGCAGTCCGAATTTTCTGCTGGGCGGCGTGGTCTCGCCCTGCCTGGAGCCGGTGGAATTGCAGATAATGAAGATGGAAAAGAAGATTAGGGCCGGGGCGCAGTTCATCCAGACCCAATCCATATTTGAGGTGGACAAATTCCGCGCCTTCGTGGATAAGGTCCGGGGACAGGGCATCACCACCCCGATTCTGGCCGGGATTATTATATTGAAGTCGGTCGGCATGGCGCGGTTTATGAACGAGAACGTGGCCGGTGTGTTTGTACCGGAGGATATGATAAAAGAGGTAAAAGAGACCAAGGATAAATTATCCAAAGGCGTGGAGATAGCGGCCCGGATTATCAGGGACATCAAGCCTCACTGCCAGGGCATCCACATTATGCCGCTGGGTCTGGGGCACCTGGTGCCGGAAATAATCAAGCAGGCCGGATTATAA
- a CDS encoding methylenetetrahydrofolate reductase C-terminal domain-containing protein, with amino-acid sequence MIVAKRKPIDEIKEMLKPYNKVLVLGCGSCVAICMAGGEKEAGLLQTELQMAFDMDKVQKQIDTITILRQCDREYIEEVKDKLTQYDAILSIACGVGVQFTAEVLGGEKVLLPGLNTNFMGATIQPGIWMERCLGCGDCVLDETGGVCPVTMCSKSLMNGPCGGHEKGKCEVERTRDCGWVLIYKRLEKLGKLDLLKEIKLPKNYGAVKRPATIIHEAYQTVTTEKQKDEETKELKK; translated from the coding sequence ATGATAGTCGCTAAACGTAAACCGATTGATGAAATTAAAGAGATGCTCAAGCCATACAATAAAGTTTTGGTTTTAGGGTGCGGGTCTTGCGTGGCTATCTGCATGGCCGGTGGGGAAAAGGAAGCCGGGTTGCTCCAGACAGAACTGCAGATGGCTTTTGATATGGATAAGGTCCAGAAGCAAATAGATACCATCACCATTCTGCGTCAGTGCGACCGCGAGTATATCGAAGAAGTAAAAGATAAGTTAACCCAATATGATGCGATTCTTTCCATTGCCTGCGGTGTGGGGGTCCAGTTTACGGCCGAGGTGCTGGGCGGGGAAAAGGTTTTATTACCGGGCCTTAATACTAATTTTATGGGCGCGACTATCCAACCCGGAATCTGGATGGAGCGTTGCCTGGGCTGCGGGGATTGCGTGTTGGATGAGACCGGCGGGGTCTGCCCGGTGACCATGTGCTCCAAGAGTTTGATGAACGGCCCATGCGGTGGCCACGAAAAGGGCAAGTGTGAGGTGGAACGCACCCGTGACTGCGGTTGGGTATTGATATATAAACGCCTGGAGAAATTAGGTAAGCTGGATTTGTTGAAGGAGATTAAATTGCCCAAGAATTACGGCGCGGTCAAGCGCCCGGCAACGATAATCCACGAAGCGTACCAAACAGTAACAACTGAAAAACAGAAGGACGAAGAAACGAAAGAACTAAAGAAATAA
- a CDS encoding hydrogenase iron-sulfur subunit → MSNEQTTPGSNFEPKILAFCCQFCAYSAADLAGSMRLQYPPNVRIIRLLCTGKVDPLHLLRAFQEGWDGVFVAGCLEGECHFMQGNLHAKQWVNYVKKLLKEIWIEPERLEMFNMSAAMGTRFADTVREMTERIKKLGPSPFNKLKVSS, encoded by the coding sequence ATGAGTAACGAACAAACAACTCCCGGCAGCAATTTTGAGCCGAAGATACTGGCATTTTGCTGCCAGTTCTGCGCCTATTCGGCGGCTGACCTGGCCGGCTCCATGCGCCTGCAGTATCCGCCTAATGTCCGAATTATTCGCCTGCTTTGCACCGGCAAGGTTGACCCGCTGCATTTATTAAGGGCGTTTCAGGAGGGCTGGGACGGCGTATTCGTGGCCGGCTGTTTGGAAGGCGAGTGCCATTTTATGCAGGGCAATCTGCACGCCAAGCAGTGGGTCAATTACGTCAAGAAACTGCTCAAGGAAATCTGGATAGAACCCGAACGCCTGGAGATGTTCAATATGTCCGCGGCCATGGGCACCAGATTTGCCGATACGGTCCGGGAAATGACCGAGCGGATTAAAAAACTGGGGCCATCGCCGTTTAATAAGTTAAAGGTTTCAAGTTAA